One region of Eupeodes corollae chromosome 1, idEupCoro1.1, whole genome shotgun sequence genomic DNA includes:
- the LOC129948781 gene encoding kelch-like protein 28, producing MGEEEQLVALDSNGSTMSMRIQTYNSERNNWDSKKLPEIWNDRRSFGVTLISSTMIFAGGYIFNSTPTNEVLCLNLQTMKFYENAPMLQSRIHFPLLEFKDELYAIGGLVNDQWSVLVEKYNFSTGKWKAVSSLRSLMKFPSAAVLDGYLYAIGQFAPLMECYDPSTNLWTRKAAPNSKLQYVSIIGFEGFLYAICRGYSNSICTINFERYDPSKNIWEIKQSPLFGEKCTVLRNRLFCCGLNESNESKEKEYIVEEYNVEADEWILFTSLTSMQGVYSVFTLQK from the coding sequence ATGGGCGAAGAAGAGCAATTAGTTGCTCTAGATTCAAACGGTTCGACTATGAGTATGAGAATTCAAACATACAATTCGGAACGGAACAATTGGGACAGCAAGAAACTACCAGAAATTTGGAATGACAGACGTTCCTTTGGAGTGACTCTAATAAGTAGCACAATGATCTTCGCGGGCGGATACATATTCAATAGTACCCCTACAAACGAAGTTCTTTGTTTAAACCTTCAGACAATGAAGTTCTATGAAAATGCACCGATGTTACAATCGCGAATCCACTTTCCACTACTTGAATTCAAAGACGAATTGTACGCCATTGGTGGACTTGTAAATGATCAATGGTCGGTTTTGGtggaaaagtataatttttccACAGGTAAATGGAAAGCTGTTTCATCTTTGAGATCACTGATGAAATTCCCAAGTGCAGCGGTGCTTGATGGATATTTGTACGCTATTGGTCAGTTTGCGCCCTTAATGGAATGTTATGATCCCTCTACTAACCTCTGGACACGAAAAGCTGCTCCCAATTCGAAACTACAATATGTCAGCATAATTGGCTTTGAAGGATTTTTATATGCAATTTGCAGAGGTTATAGCAATTCAATTTGCACTATAAATTTCGAAAGATATGAtccctcaaaaaatatttgggaAATCAAACAATCTCCTCTATTTGGAGAAAAGTGTACGGTTTTGCGTAACCGGCTATTTTGTTGTGGATTGAATGAATCGAATGAATCAAAAGAAAAGGAATACATTGTAGAAGAATATAATGTGGAAGCAGACGAATGGATTCTATTTACAAGCCTTACATCAATGCAAGGTGTTTACTCTGTGtttactttacaaaaataa